One window from the genome of Molothrus ater isolate BHLD 08-10-18 breed brown headed cowbird chromosome 5, BPBGC_Mater_1.1, whole genome shotgun sequence encodes:
- the TSPAN8 gene encoding tetraspanin-8, whose translation MAGVSKCMKYSMFIFNFFFWVCGCIILGFSIWIRVSSAQQGIDSSMLGGVNLLIAVGAIIMILGFLGCCGAVKESRCMLMLFFIALLLILILQVAAGVLGAVYKPQVEAAFNLTLNEGVSALQSTTGEYKEYQEEFQKLEKMYQCCGLKDGPKDWGQNFDKQKDICKCEVEKPSSSDLCTNHGGRYIYKKSCGEVIMKQVKDNLVIVMGIAFGLAVVEILGLVFSMTLYCQIGGK comes from the exons GTGTGTGGTTGCATTATTTTGGGATTCTCTATATGGATACGTGTTAGCAGTGCTCAGCAG GGGATAGACAGCAGCATGCTTGGAGGAGTTAATCTCCTGATAGCTGTAGGTGCCATCATCATGATCCTCGGGTTCCTCGGGTGCTGCGGTGCTGTCAAGGAGAGCCGGTGCATGCTGATGCTG ttttttaTTGCACTGCTTCTGATACTGATTCTTCAGGTGGCAGCAGGTGTTTTAGGAGCAGTGTACAAACCTCAG GTTGAAGCAGCCTTTAACCTTACTCTGAACGAAGGTGTGAGTGCACTGCAAAGTACTACAGGAGAATATAAAGAGTATCAGGAAGAGTTCCAGAAGCTGGAGAAAATG TACCAATGTTGTGGATTGAAGGATGGACCTAAAGACTGGGGACAAAATTTTGACAAACAAAAAGACATCTGTAAATGTGAAGTAGAGAAGCCATCATCATCAGACCTCTGCACCAACCATGGAGGCAGATACATTTataaaaaa tcctGTGGAGAAGTGATTATGAAACAAGTTAAAGACAATCTGGTCATAGTTATGGGGATCGCCTTTGGACTGGCTGTTGTTGAG attcTTGGTTTGGTGTTTTCTATGACCCTCTACTGCCAGATCGGGGGCAAATGA